In one window of Synchiropus splendidus isolate RoL2022-P1 chromosome 15, RoL_Sspl_1.0, whole genome shotgun sequence DNA:
- the gtpbp10 gene encoding GTP-binding protein 10 — translation MVRLARVCFRKYGNFVDNLRLYVRGGSGGMGLPRLGGQGGDGGSVWVVASENMTLRKLKDKYPHKRFIAGPGGNSSVRSLKGEKGVDCDVLAPVGITVTTDDERILGHLNVEGDRVMVVRGGRGGSFYTSFQPSRGQAKHIRLDLKLIADVGLVGFPNAGKSSLLKGLSNATPEIASYAFTTLKPQIGKVMYQDHKQISVADLPGLIEGAHLNRGMGHKFLKHVERTKHLMFVVDVSGFQLATKTPFRSAFEAVQLLTKELELYKEELLTKPALLVVNKMDLPGAEDKLAELTKQLHNPDEFCHLLPEDMIPKNFLAFKEVVPVSALTGFGVDQLKHIMRSALDEQADMEAQELHEERLKQLREKSRST, via the exons ATGGTTCGGCTCGCTAGAGTTTGCTTTCGGAAA TATGGGAACTTCGTGGATAATCTGCGTCTGTATGTCCGCGGAGGCAGCGGTGGCATGGGTCTACCCCGCCTTGGAGGTCAGGGAGGAGACGGGGGGAGCGTCTGGGTGGTGGCCTCAGAGAACATGACCTTAAGGAAGCTGAAGGACAAGTATCCTCACAAGCGCTTCATAGCAGGACCAGGTGGCAACAGCAG TGTTCGGTCTCTGAAGGGAGAAAAGGGGGTGGACTGTGATGTTCTTGCTCCAGTTGGCATCACTGTCACCACTGATGATGAAAGGATACTTG GTCACTTGAATGTTGAGGGCGACCGGGTGATGGTGGTGCGAGGAGGCCGAGGAGGAAGCTTCTACACGTCCTTCcagcccagcagggggcaggcCAAGCACATCAGACTGGACCTCAAACTCATCGCTGACGTGGGACTTGTAGG GTTCCCAAATGCGGGGAAGTCATCTCTTCTCAAGGGTTTGTCAAATGCGACACCAGAAATCGCCAGCTACGCTT TCACAACGTTGAAGCCACAGATCGGCAAAGTCATGTACCAAGACCACAAGCAG ATCTCCGTCGCCGACCTCCCGGGTCTCATCGAAGGGGCGCACCTGAACAGAGGAATGGGCCACAAGTTCCTGAAGCACGTGGAGAGAACCAAACACCTGATGTTTGTG GTGGATGTCAGTGGTTTCCAGCTGGCCACTAAGACCCCCTTCAGGTCTGCGTTTGAGGCTGTGCAGCTTCTGACCAAG GAGCTGGAGCTGTACAAGGAGGAGCTTCTGACCAAACCTGCTCTGCTGGTGGTCAACAAGATGGATCTGCCGGGGGCTGAGGACAAGCTGGCTGAGCTGACAAAGCAACTTCACAATCCAGATG AGTTCTGTCATTTGTTACCTGAAGACATGATTCCGAAGAACTTCTTGGCCTTTAAGGAGGTGGTTCCGGTGTCAGCTCTGACGGGGTTCGGTGTGGATCAGCTGAAACACATCATGAGGTCAGCACTTGATGAGCAGGCGGACATGGAGGCCCAGGAGCTTCATGAAGAGAGACTGAAGCAGCTGAGGGAGAAGTCGCGGTCGACGTGA
- the osgin2 gene encoding oxidative stress-induced growth inhibitor 2 codes for MPLLEKTPQEQPPTFPVVIIGNGPSGICLSYLLSGHKPYLDPTTVHPNPILYRKLEETKHLSITEQDLEYLSEGLEGRSGNPVAVLFDTLLHPNADFGYEFPSVLQWRRDKQQRIPHLVLGKGTPGGAWHAMEGSMLTISLGVWMELPGVNYRDLANGKRRDVTSDRATPEEISSYYQNYVKLKGLQKNFVDNTYVTSVQKLCRAPKVEGLDRGLASAAEDDGEQGSREEDCVRNGGDCAVWEVRGYQQLQNDSHIPFSLFSENVVLATGASDSPVRLNVEGEDLPFVFHTISELGLAVTQRKLDANSDPVLVVGAGLSAADAVLCACESNVRVLHVFRKTVDDSDLIFKQLPKTLYPEYHKVYSMMCSQTYVNSPSQQRPPLTSVASSVCAKICQKPQLVRGGGLFPDYTSFPEHCVVSFQSDKKCLLQGNNSLKAFKISMALVLIGTNPNLFFLKGQGQYLGLDPEKPISCKQNPIDINPFTFECTKEPGLFAMGPLVGDNFVRFLKGGALGITSCLLKRLKKKETLISSGGNNFI; via the exons ATGCCTCTTCTGGAAAAGACACCCCAAGAGCAGCCTCCAACGTTCCCCGTGGTCATCATAG GCAATGGGCCATCAGGGATCTGCCTGTCCTACCTGCTGAGTGGGCATAAACCTTACTTGGATCCCACAACTGTTCACCCAAACCCAATTCTCTACAGGAAACTGGAGGAGACCAagcatctgtccatcactgagCAG GATCTTGAGTACCTGAGCGAAGGGTTGGAGGGGAGGTCAGGAAACCCAGTCGCTGTTCTGTTCGACACACTGCTGCACCCAAATGCAGACTTCGGCTATGAGTTCCCATCTGTCCTTCAGTGGAGGAGGGACAAGCAGCAACGCATTCCTCATCTGGTCCTGGGAAAGGGGACCCCTGGTGGTGCATGGCAT GCGATGGAAGGCTCCATGTTGACCATCAGTCTTGGCGTCTGGATGGAGCTCCCTGGGGTCAACTACAGGGACTTGGCTAATGGGAAAAGAAG GGATGTGACCAGCGACAGAGCGACGCCCGAAGAGATCTCATCCTACTACCAAAActatgtgaagctgaagggcctCCAGAAAAACTTTGTGGACAACACCTACGTGACCTCCGTCCAGAAGCTCTGCCGAGCACCCAAAGTGGAGGGTCTGGATCGCGGGCTGGCCAGCGCAGCCGAGGACGATGGTGAGCAAGGTTCCAGAGAAGAAGACTGTGTGAGGAACGGTGGTGACTGCGCAGTGTGGGAAGTGAGGGGCtaccagcagctgcagaacgaCTCCCACATACCATTCTCTCTGTTCTCGGAGAACGTGGTTCTGGCCACGGGTGCGTCTGATTCTCCAGTGCGTCTGAACGTGGAAGGCGAGGACCTCCCATTCGTGTTTCACACCATCTCGGAGCTAGGTCTGGCCGTGACCCAGCGGAAGCTGGACGCAAACTCTGATCCGGTCTTGGTTGTAGGAGCCGGTCTGAGTGCTGCTGATGCAGTTTTGTGTGCCTGCGAGAGCAACGTCAGGGTCCTGCACGTGTTTCGTAAAACTGTGGACGACAGTGACTTGATCTTCAAGCAGCTCCCTAAGACCCTCTACCCAGAATACCACAAGGTCTACAGCATGATGTGTTCTCAGACCTACGTGAACTCGCCGTCGCAGCAACGGCCCCCGCTGACCAGCGTCGCCTCTTCAGTCTGTGCCAAGATATGCCAGAAGCCGCAGCTAGTCCGAGGTGGTGGCCTGTTCCCAGACTACACCAGTTTCCCAGAACACTGCGTGGTCTCATTCCAGTCTGATAAGAAGTGTCTGCTGCAAGGGAACAACTCTCTCAAGGCGTTTAAGATCTCCATGGCTCTGGTGCTTATCGGGACCAACCCAAACTTGTTTTTCCTGAAAGGTCAAGGTCAGTATCTCGGCCTCGACCCGGAAAAACCCATCTCCTGTAAGCAGAACCCCATCGACATCAACCCCTTCACGTTTGAGTGCACAAAAGAGCCGGGACTGTTCGCCATGGGACCTCTGGTGGGAGACAACTTTGTTCGCTTTTTGAAAGGGGGCGCTTTGGggatcacttcctgtctcctgaAGAGACTCAAGAAGAAGGAGACGCTCATCAGCAGCGGCGGAAACAACTTCATATGA